The Arcobacter roscoffensis genome segment AAATATATTAATGATTTAAAATTACATTGTAATGAAATTCAACACAAACCTGAACTAATTACATCAACAATGGATGAAATTTTTATTAAGTATGAAGATTTAAATATAAGAAATAAAATGATTAATAAAAAATCAAGAGAAGAAAGTGTCGAATCTGAAGAAGGTGATGTTAAAAGTGTAGATACTTTATTTAGAAGAACAGATTTCATTACAAACTTTGATAAATATATGCAATTAGTAATCAATCTAAAAGATAATGTGATAAATACTGAGTCTAACTTAAAATCACATGTTTTAGAAAAAAATTTCTATAAACTATCTATACCTCATAATATTCTTAAAGATTCTAATAAAGTTATAAATAAATTAGTTAACCTTAGAAATTCAATAGCTCATGGTAGTCGTAAAACAGGTTTTAAAGAAGATGATTATCAAAAAATAGAAACTGAAATTATAGAAAAAGTAATGAAGCCTCTAATAAATATTTTAAATACTGAAGCAAGAATACTAGTATCTCATAGTCATATCTATACAATTTAATAAAATTATTTCCTAACAATAATAACGTTGTTAGAAATATTCATTAATATTCTATCTTGTAAGTCATTGTAAACTCATAAGGTAAACCAATAAGATATGTTCTATTTTTTTTACAAACCCTATACTATAGTGCTTTGAGAGATTTTTAAAATAATTTAACACGGTTTTTAACACGGTTATTTGTTTTTCAATAAAAAGAGGCCGAAGCCTCTCAACACCTTGGATGTTTATTTTAACTATTTATAACTATTATCTTTCTTTAACGATGAATAAGTTTTATTTTATTATACTAAAGTCCTTTAGTATCATTTCTATACTCAGATATTCTTAGAATTTTTATAAAATCTTTTCCTTTTTCAGTAATTTTTATTTCTTCATCTTCTATAATAATTAAACCACAATTTAATAAATATGCTATATAAGATTCCGTGTTCCAATCTTTAAATGCATCTATATTTTCTTCTTTTACATTATTGAAATAATTATGAATAGAATTTAAATCATACTTTAATTGAACTTCTAATTTTTCTAAAAGTTTTATTTGGGAACCAAAAATACTTACATATACACGATAAAACCAATTATGAATTTGTTCTGTAGCTAAATGATGTATAAGTACATTTACTTTCTCATGATCATTGTTAATACCTTTTCTTTGTAAGTCATCTATAATCATTTTCTCTTGTTCTTTTACACTATTAAGATCTTTCCCATAATTTAATAAATCATCTATATTTTCTTTAATACTTTCTTGTTTAGAAGTTTGACTTATAGTACTAAGAAATGATTCATCATTTTTATAATCTGATGGTGCATATAATTTATTATGATGCTTTGATACCAACCATACAAATGCTCCTAATACTAAAATAGGAAATCCAATTGTAAAATATATAATAGGCATTCGCTCATTACATTTAAGTTCCTCTACTGTAACACCAAATAGAAGACAAGCAAAACCGTAAACAAGTAGTATGAAAAGGGCAATTATTCCTAATGGATTTTTAGCTAGTTCTTTTGTTGAATTACTAAAATTATTAAATATTTCCATTTTCATATCTCATCTTCTAAAATTTCTTTTATTACTTTAGAAGATCCTTTTAAAGTAAAAGAAGTATCTTTATATCCACCTGTTGAAATAAAGTATCTAACTTTTAATACACTACCATTCATTAAGTTTTTCAAGTTTATTGTTTTTAACATTTGCTCATCTTTAGACTTTCCTAATATAAAATTTATCCATTTTGGTTTCCATACATAGAATTCTCTATTATAAACCATTTCACCAAGACCTTTTAGTTGCTTAATTCTTGTAGCTTTATTTTTATCAATTCTCATAATTAAAGATTTTTCATAATCTAAAGTATCAAAAATATTATCTGAAAGTGCAAAATTTGCCCATACTTCTTCACCTATTTTATATATCATAAAAGAGTGACCTTTATTATTTTTAACAATTGCCATCTTTTCTACTTTATCCGTCATTGCATCAACATCCTTTTGAACATACCATCCTGCACTAAAAGAAAATGTAGTCATTAAAACTAATATACAAATTACTTTTTTCATTCTTACTCCTAAACTTAAATTTTGAACATTTTATATAAAATAAACTTAAAATTATTCTTTTATAATTTACTTTAGCTTTTCTCTAACTTTTCCCAACTTATTCTTACAATCCATAGCCACTTCAAAAACCTCTGTTTGGAAAGTAGCTATATCTGATTGCATTGTTCCTGGT includes the following:
- a CDS encoding MAE_28990/MAE_18760 family HEPN-like nuclease; protein product: MDFTNYRNDIEYDLDWRLQELRLLKNQIALLKDEEKKIQLRKALLVMLYSHFEGFFKISLLTYIKYINDLKLHCNEIQHKPELITSTMDEIFIKYEDLNIRNKMINKKSREESVESEEGDVKSVDTLFRRTDFITNFDKYMQLVINLKDNVINTESNLKSHVLEKNFYKLSIPHNILKDSNKVINKLVNLRNSIAHGSRKTGFKEDDYQKIETEIIEKVMKPLINILNTEARILVSHSHIYTI